Part of the Brassica oleracea var. oleracea cultivar TO1000 chromosome C8, BOL, whole genome shotgun sequence genome is shown below.
CATAGAACCCTAAATCTGATCAGGAGCTGTTTCCTTTGTGTTTACTTTGTTTGAGCACTAAGATATGGTCTAATCACCGAACTTCTTTTGCTTCTTTGGGTATATTTATCTCATCACGGGTCGTCTCCACAAAAGAAAAAGGTAAAATTAAAAACTTAGGGTTTCTTTATTTTCTGAGATCAAGAAACTTCCCCTATGTATCTTCACCAATAATCAGAGGAATAAGGTTGATTCATGTCCAGATGCAAAATTCTTCATAAAATATTTATCAAGTTTGATAGAAAATAGTATTCTTTTTTTTTGAGAAAAAGAAAAATAATATTCTTATTGTTTGATTTTTGTTAGAAAAATGAGATCTATCTCTGAGCTAATTAAGACCGATCGAACACTCTTTCTTTCTAGAAAGATTTTCATATTTTTTTTAGAGAACTGGCTTGAAGATTTTCATTTTTGATATAAGGAAATAGGAGAGAGAGAGAGAGATTACCGCTAAAGTTGTGGTGCAGAAGTTGCAGAGGACATAGCAAACACGATCAGATGATAAATCTATAGACATTTTTGAACTTGTGGTTTCTCTTCAATAATATCTCGCTTCTTGTTTGGGTTATATAAAATTTTTAGGTATGCGAATGAAATCAAAGAAGGAACTATTTGATCTTGGAAGAATAAATTAAAGAAAAAGCAAGCAAATAAGAGAGCAGAAGGATATAGAGAGATGGGTGGAGGAAGCGTACAAAAAATCTGAAAAGATTAATGGGGTTTGTTTTGAGGGGAAGGGAGACCAGTGGGGACTTATACTACAATGTTCTTTTTTACATAAAGTTTCTATTATTTTTTCAGAGTTGAATACTCAAGAATAAAATGAATGTTCTCGCGTAATTTTCTGCTTAGGGTAATTTATATATGTATATATAACTTAAATGAACACTTTTAAGAAAATTATTAAAATGACATCCGACTTTCGAAATACATGAACGGAAGCATATAACACATATTTGATATTTGTCGTTCAGGAAATATATGCAAGGAAAAGAAATGCCTATTTTTTTGTCGAAAAAAGAAGAAGAAATGCCTATATTTATCACTGATAAACCTTTTGACCATTGATGTATCCATTCGCCAAATGACGGAATCTTTAAGTAAATGACATCATGGAAGTCAGTTCATGAAAGATATGCAAGTCAACGAAATGCATATATTTAAATTGATAAACATTTTGACGATTTATGTGTCATTCATCAAATGAAGGTGTCCTCGCAGAATATGACGACATAAAAATGATCGGTGCAGGGCTTCGGGTATCCATTCGGGTTCGGTTCGGATCTATTCGAGTTTCGAATTTTCGGAGTCAAAGATTTCAGTTTCATTCGGATATTTTTAAATTTCGATTCGGGTTTGGTTCGGATCTCTGCGGATTTGGATAACCCATTTAAATTATTTTTAAAATTTTAAAATTCATTATATATTTTAAAATACTCAAAATCTATAGACAAAATAATATATTACATATAAATTTGAATAACACATGTCAAAATACCTAAACTTAACATATAAATTGGTTTGGTCTGAATATTTGGATAGAGAATAAATAAATATTTTAAGTATTTTTGGTATTTTGAGTATACTTTAACTATTTAAGACATTTACTTTTGATTATTTGTATATATTTTCAAGTATTTTGGATAAGTTAAAAGTACCAAATATATTTTGGATATTTTTTAATATACATTAAGTCTAAAAAATAATTAATATATAGGTTTATAAATCTATTTCAGATACATTCGGATATCCGAAATATTTCGGTTCGGATCGGGTTCGGTTTCAGTTCTTTAAATCCCAAAATTTTAGACTAATTCGGATATTTAATCAATTTCGGTTTGCATTCGGTATTACTTTTTCGGATCGTGTTTGGTTCGGTTTTTCGGATCCGGGGCTTTTACCCATATTCATGCCGGTTGTTACTTTGTCCCCATGGGCCACAGCCCAAACCTCCAAAGCCTACAAGATCTTCATATTGAGGAGACTGAACTTTGGTCGGACCGTGGGGTGGCAATAATGCTTCCTACAAAGTAACCATAGAGCCCATAATCAGGTTTCCGAAGCTGTCCCTTCCCTTCCCAAACCAAACTCTTTAGCTGCAAGGAACGTAACAAAGACTTTGATGGTTTCAATCATAGTACTTGATTTTATCTGCATTGATATATGTTCCAAAATGTTACAACAAGAGGAATAAATTCAAAACTACACCACTTCAAGTCCCTCTGAGAAATGGAACAAATTCAGAGTGGTATCTTTTGATTGACTTAACAGCTTCAACAGCAACAGCTTCATCTTCAGGGTAATAAGCAACCGGATCCGATAGATGCGGTTCTGGAATCTTCAGCACGCCTTCAAGCATGGCGTGGAGGCAGTAAGCTGCATATGTTACATGATACCCTCCTTCTTGCACCATAAGCAACCTTCCATTGCTATGCTCCTCTGCCATTGCCCTTATTATCTGCCCAATCCTTCTGTATCCATTCATCGTCAGGCTTTGTCTCCCGTTTGGATCAAACTGCAGATCCCACATTACAAAGAGGATAAGCTCAGTAATCCCCCGGGCCCCGAAACCACAACATGTAATATTAGTTTCGTCTCAACAATAGAAACATGATTTTTCAGTGAGATGAAAATTTAATTGTTAGTCTTTTTTTGAAACATTATGCAAAACTCTCAGCTAAGTTACAGACACTGTACAAGAGTTTTTTTGTTGAATAAATTTAATATTTATTAAAAAAATATATAGATTAGTTTCGTCCCAGCCGTAACTGGAACTGTGGACCTCTAACACAACGGTAAACGAAGAAAGAACTTACAGCGCTGGAGTCTTGACCAACAACAAGAACAACCATATCAGGTCCAAACCTCCTAACAGCAGGAACCACCAGCTCATTCACCGCATACTCATAACCCTTATCACCAGTGCCATTAGGTAAAGGAACATTCAAGTTATAACCCAACCCCACACCTTCGCCAATCTCATCAACAGACCCTCTCTGCGGATGAGACGACCCCCACGAGCCGTGGTTCATATGCAGCGACACCGTGAGAACCTTATCAGACCTGTAAAACCCTTCAGCCGTGCCGTTCCCGTAGTGCACATCGATGTCCACAACCGCAACTCGCGAGCATTGTCCTGAATCCAATGCTAGCTTCACGGCGAGAGCTGCGTTGTTGAGGAAGCAATACCCATCAGCTTGAGTGGGCTGTGAGTGGTGGCCTGGTGGGCGTACTAGAGCATAAGCTATTTTGCCGTGGCTGTCGAGAATGTGTTGCATTGCTGATAGAGTTGTTCCGGCTGCAAGAAGCGCAGCTTCCCAAGACCCTGGGCTCATGAAAGTACCTGCGGAGATTTCACGCCTTTCTCCTGATTTATCTGCCTCTATTAGCTTGTTTATGTAGTCTGTACAAGTAACAGAGTGTATGTGAGAAAACAGAGATCAAAGTGCACAAAGTCTCTCCCTTTAAGAAAGTGTATGCAAGAAAACAGAGTCCATAAAGTCTCTTCCTTTTTAACAGAGTGTAGGTAAGAAAGCAGAGATCACAGTGTACAAAGTCTCTTCCTTTTATCAAACTGTATGTAAGAAAGCAGAGTCCATAAAGTCTCTTGCTTTGTCAGAGTGT
Proteins encoded:
- the LOC106308256 gene encoding histone deacetylase 8 isoform X1, coding for MFSSDQTFKPQTDAVDVFWHEGMLQHDAVEGVFDSGLDPGFLDVLEKHPENADRVRNMVSILQRGPIAPHVNWLPGRLAIVSELLTFHTSGSSIDRSKDYINKLIEADKSGERREISAGTFMSPGSWEAALLAAGTTLSAMQHILDSHGKIAYALVRPPGHHSQPTQADGYCFLNNAALAVKLALDSGQCSRVAVVDIDVHYGNGTAEGFYRSDKVLTVSLHMNHGSWGSSHPQRGSVDEIGEGVGLGYNLNVPLPNGTGDKGYEYAVNELVVPAVRRFGPDMVVLVVGQDSSAFDPNGRQSLTMNGYRRIGQIIRAMAEEHSNGRLLMVQEGGYHVTYAAYCLHAMLEGVLKIPEPHLSDPVAYYPEDEAVAVEAVKSIKRYHSEFVPFLRGT
- the LOC106308256 gene encoding histone deacetylase 8 isoform X2 — translated: MFSSDQTFKPQTDAVDVFWHEGMLQHDAVEGVFDSGLDPGFLDVLEKHPENADRVRNMVSILQRGPIAPHVNWLPGRLAIVSELLTFHTSDYINKLIEADKSGERREISAGTFMSPGSWEAALLAAGTTLSAMQHILDSHGKIAYALVRPPGHHSQPTQADGYCFLNNAALAVKLALDSGQCSRVAVVDIDVHYGNGTAEGFYRSDKVLTVSLHMNHGSWGSSHPQRGSVDEIGEGVGLGYNLNVPLPNGTGDKGYEYAVNELVVPAVRRFGPDMVVLVVGQDSSAFDPNGRQSLTMNGYRRIGQIIRAMAEEHSNGRLLMVQEGGYHVTYAAYCLHAMLEGVLKIPEPHLSDPVAYYPEDEAVAVEAVKSIKRYHSEFVPFLRGT